GCTCGATCGCGGACGCCTCGATGGAGATCATCGACCTTAAGGGTGCGCTCCTGGCCCCCGGATTTGTCGATTCCCACGTCCATCTCACGGAAACCGGGATTGCCCTGGACTCGCTGCAGCTCGGCGACGTCCGCTCTGCCCGGGAACTGCTCGACGCCGTCGCCGGTTCCACAGCCAACGGCACAGTGCTCGGCCACGGCTGGGACGACACCCAGTGGACGGACTCAGCACTGCCTTCCCGCGAAGAATTGGAACGTGCCGCCGGGGGACGGGACGTCTACCTGTCCCGTGTTGACGTGCACTCGGCAATCGTCTCCTCCTCGTTGGCGGCAACCGCCGGTCTGCACGGGAGGGACGGTTTTGGCGAGGGCAGCCAGGTCAAGCGCGCGGCGCACACCGCCGCCCGGCTCGCTGCCCGTCAACTGCCGGCCGCCGCCTTGCGCGGCTACCAGCGGCGGGCGCTCACCGAGGCAGCGGCCAACGGCTATGTCGCCGTGGCGGAAATGGCCGCGCCGCATATTGGCAGTATCGAGGACCTGCAGCTCGCCGCGGCCTGGAACTCGGGCGCAGACGCCGTTCCGGAGGTCCTGCCCTACTGGGGTGAACTGGCAACCTCGGCAGACCAGGCCCGGTCTCTGCTCGACAGCCTGGGCGTGCCGGTACTCGGGCTGGCAGGGGACCTGAACATGGACGGCTCCATCGGTTCGCGGACCGCGGCACTGCGGGCGGACTACAGTGACGCCCCAGGCGAACGCGGGAGCCTTTATCTGTCGGTCGCGGAAGCCGCCGCGCACCTGTCCGTATGCTCGCTGTTGGGCATCCAGGCGGGCTTCCACGTCATTGGCGACGCCGGTCTGGATGCGGCGCTGGAGGCCCTGGACCTGGCGGCGGCAGACGTCGGTGAACAACGGGTCCGGGCAGCGGGCCACCGTCTCGAACATGTCGAGCTCGCTGACGCCGACTCCATCCGCAGGCTGGCGGCCTACTCGGTGACGGTCAGCGTCCAGCCCGGCTTTGATGCTTCATGGGGCGGCGGGGACGGTCTCTACCAGCAGCGCCTCGGGTCCCGGCGGGACGGCATGAATCCTTTTGCATCCTTCTACGCCGCGGGTGTGCCGATCTGCTTTGGCAGTGACAGTCCGGTCACTGCGATGCGGCCCTGGGCAAGCGTCCGGGCCTGCCTGCAGCACAACAACCCCGCGGAGCAGATCTCGGCCCGCGCGGCGTTCCTCGGCCACACCCGGGCAGGCTGGCGCGCCGCCCGGTATCGCAACCCGATGGCCGGCCAGCTGGTACCTGGCGCCCCGGCCAGCTTCGCAGTCTGGGAAGTAGAGGAACTTATGGTGCAGGTAGCTGACGGCCGGGTCCAGTCCTGGAGCACGGACCCCCGCGCCAGGACGCCGCTGCTGCCTGCCCTGGATACCGGCTCCGAGCCGGTCTGCCTGCAGACAGTCAAGGACGGCCGCGAACTATATTCCAGCGGCTCGCTGCGAGGCTGACCGACTGCGGATCCGGCCGCTGCCAGCGGAAAATTCGAGCCCCGACAAGCCCGCCTGACCTGCGGCAACGGATAAACCGGCAGGTCAGGAAGCGGTTGACAGATCGGGGCCGGCCCGTAGCATTGAGGGTCAACGGAGGGTTGCGTACGCCGCAGACTCCGGACGTCCCCCGGTCATTTCCAGGTTGCCGCAAGCCGGCAGCTGACTTGGTCATGGCCACGGGTACCACAGGGGGCAGGTCCACTTCGCAGCAGAAAACGGTTTCTGCGGCCCTATCCGCTGGCCGCCGCAACTGGCCCGAAGCGGGTGGATCTGCCCCGGGACCTGCCGCGGACCCAGCGGGCCCGGTGACTGCCTATAATGGAGAGTTGCGCCTGGTGTCAGTTCTGAAGTGACTGGCCGGGCGTTTGACCGCTCCCTCCAAGGAAAGGCCTCGCTGTGCGTGTCCTCACGATCATCCCGACCTACAACGAGCTGGAATCGTTGCCCAAGACTCTCGGGCGCCTGCGCACGGCTGTGCCTGGCTCCGACGTCCTGGTTGTCGACGACAACAGCCCCGACGGCACCGGGCAGCTTGCGGACCGCTTTGCCGCTGAGGACAGCCAGGTCCACGTCCTGCACCGAGCGGGAAAGGCCGGACTGGGCGCAGCGTACATCGCCGGGTTCAAATGGGGCCTCGCCGCCGGTTACGACGTGCTCGTCGAAATGGATGCTGACGGTTCGCACCAGCCGGAGCAACTTCCGCAACTGCTCGAGGCCGTCGAACAAGGCGCCGACCTCGCCATGGGCTCGCGTTGGGTACCGGGCGGCAGCGTCGTCAACTGGCCGCTGTACCGGCAAGCCATCTCCCGGGTCGGCAGCACCTATGCCCGGCTCCTGCTGGGTTTGAAAATCAAGGATGTTACCGGCGGTTTCCGTGCGTTCCGGCGCAGCACCCTGGAGAAGCTGAACCTGGACGCGGTTGATTCCGTCGGCTACGGCTTCCAGGTGGACCTTGCCTGGCGCGTGGCCAAGCTGGGTCTGACAATTGTCGAACGGCCCATCACCTTCGTTGAACGCGAACTGGGCGCCTCGAAGATGAGCGGAAACATCGTGGTCGAAGCCATGATCAACGTCACCAAGTGGGGCCTGGCCGCACGCTGGAACACTTTGTCCGGCAAGCTTGGCAGCCACAAGCGCTAGCCCTCGCCCGTCCGGGGACAAAAAAGGGGCCGGCCTGCACCGTCTGTGACGGTGCGGGCCGGCCCCTTTGCTGTGCCTGGACTGCGGGTTCCTTAGGCGGAGCGCCGTTCGCCCCGGCGTTCGCGCAGGATCGTCAGGCGGTCTTCGAGGATCTGCTCAAGTTCCGGCAGGGAGCGACGTTCCAGGAGCATGTCCCAGTGCGTTCGAACGGCCTTTTCGTTGAGGTTCACCGGGCGTTCGCCATCAACGAGCAGGGCTTCTTTGCCTGTTTTGGAGACCCACACCGGGGGGATCTCGGCTTCGGAGGAGAAGGTCACAAAAACCTGCTCGCCGTCCGCGCACCGGTACTCGACCCGCTGGCGCGGAGCCGGCTCGACACCGGACTCGGTCTCCATGCTTTGGGCGCCAAGGCGCATACCCCGCAGGCTGCGATCGCTCATCTTTTCTCCCTCTATTCGGTTCGCAGGGTCAGGCCCTGCGTGAGCCGGGGGCTGTGGGGCCGCGCCGGACTACGGTTTGCATTGCGCATTCTCACAGGACCCTTAACGGATACAACGTCACTAAAGAAAACGCTTTGCGAAGCTTAAATGTTCCGCCGGACCGAACCGGCCGGACAAATATTTAAGTATACGCGAACGGGCCGTCCCCGGTAAAGCTTAGGGAACGGGCTGCCCTCGCGGGATGCGGAAAGGGGAGGCACCCGCCAGCGGCGGATACCTCCCCTTGACCGGGAACGCTTAGGGCTCTTGCCGGCCCTTGAGATCCACTCCGCCGTCGGCGGGGCCTCCCGCGGACGCTGCCGGTCCGGCGGTTTCGGCCTTGGCCGCGTCAGAATCAGGCCCAAAAAGCCCATCGTTGGCCTGGCCGTCCTTGCTTCCGCCGAGGGCGCTGCCGATACCTTTGAGCGCCTCGCCGACTTCACTCGGAATGATCCACAGCTTGTTCGCCGAGCCTTCGGCGATCTTCGGCAGGGTCTGCAGGTACTGGTAGGCCAGGAGCTTCTGGTCCGGGTTGCCCTTGTGGATCGCACCGAACACCTTTTGGATGGCCTGGGCTTCACCGTCGGCCCGAAGGATCGCCGCCTTGGCGTCGCCTTCGGCCTTCAGGATCGAGGACTGCCGCTGGCCTTCAGCGGTGAGGATGGCGGACTGCTTGGTGCCCTCCGCCGTCAGGATGGCGGCGCGCCGGTCCCGTTCGGCGCGCATCTGCTTCTCCATCGAATCCTGGATGGAGTGCGGCGGATCAATCGCCTTGAGCTCCACCCGCGAGACACGGATGCCCCAGCGGCCGGTCGCCTCGTCCAGCACACCGCGGAGTTGGCCGTTGATCTGATCACGTGAGGTGAGGGCTTCTTCGAGGTTCAGGCCGCCCACAACGTTTCGGAGCGTCGTGGTGGTGAGCTGTTCGACGGCCTGGATGTAGTTCGCGATCTCGTACGTGGCTGCCCGCGCATCGGTGACCTGGAAGTAGACCACCGTGTCGATCGAAACGACGAGGTTGTCCTCGGTGATCACCGGCTGCGGCGGGAAAGAGACCACCTGTTCACGCAGGTCAAGCAGCGGCAGCAGCCGGTCCACAAACGGGATCAGGATCGTAAGGCCGGGGTTCAGCGTCCGCTGGTACTTGCCCAGCCGTTCGACGACGCCGGCCCGTGCCTGCGGGACAATCCGAACCGACCGGACCAGCACTATTATTACGAACGCAACGAGCACCAGCAGCACGATTGCGACTGCGATATCCATACTTCACCTATTCCCCAGATTTGGTCTTGCCATGGTGTGCGGCGGAGTCCCGCCGCGTCCCCGGCGCCGGTGACGGCCGCCGGAATTCTTGCTTCGGCTACTGGACGGCAGTTTCCTGCTGCGGGGCGACGACGGCAGTAGCGCCGTCGATGGCTCTGACAATTACGTGCTGGCCAGCGGCCAGCATGCCGGTCTCGGAGCGGGCGCTCCAGACGTCGCCGCCAATTTTAACCAGGCCGCCGCTGGCGCTGACCGGCTCCATGACCAGCGCGGATTCACCGATCAGCCTTTCGACGTTGCTCCGAAGGTCGTCCGGACCCTTGCGGAGGTGCTTGAGCGCGACGGGCCGGACGAAGCCGATCATCAGCAGCGACACGACGCAGAACGCCACGATTTGCAGGCCCAGGTCGGCCCCCGCGAATGCTGCCACCAGTCCGGCCAGAGCGCCACCGCCAAGCATGATAAAAAAGAGGTCCAGAGTGAGCATCTCTACCACGGCAAAAACCAGGAACACCGTGAGCCACAGCGCCCACCAGTTTTCGGCTAGCCAGTCCAGCATCATTCCCCCTTCGCCCCAGGGGCTGCAGGCGCAGACCCTCAGTTACTCTCATTCCATCCTAAGCCGATAGGCAAGCCGTGCGGAGGGCCGCAGAAATCAGTTTGCGAAAGTGGCCAAGTCGTTATCTGCGGCTTTGGCGCGCGGCTCAAAGACACTGATCCGGAACCGGGCAGAGACGGCTGTGCGCGGCGGCAGCCCGGCCGCGAAGGCCAGCAGGGCATCCCGGTTCAGATGGTGCCCGGCGGGGCCCATCAGGGCCAGCCGAAGGACGTCGTCCGGGGAGAGCAGCAGCGGCACATCCAGATCGTCGGTGGAGAGCGTCGAAAAGTGTCCTTCGAGTGAGGCCGCGAGCCGTTCGTCCTTTGTCGGCTCGATCCCAAGCATGCCGGACTGGCCTGCCACCTCTTGGAGATGTCCCGGCCGCGGAGTCACCACAATCAACCGGCCGACAGGGCGCAGCACCCGGACAAACTCATTTGGGTTGCGCGGCGCGAAGACCACAGTGATGACATCGACGCTGCCGTCACCCAGCGGCAGCGGCTGCCACACGTCGCTGACGAGGTTTACCGCCTCGGGGTTCAGTTTCGCGGCCCTGCGGAGGGCGAACTTAGAGATGTCCAGGCCGATCGCCCGGGCGGGCGTCCGGTCCAGCGCGGCCTGGTCCAGCACAGCCCGGAGATAGTGGCCGGTGCCCGTTCCTGCGTCCAGCACAACCGGAGGCGTTTGCGGGTCAACGCCTGCGAGGAAGCGGGCGGACAGTTCCGCCACGGCATCCGCGAGCGGACGGTAGTGGCCGGCGCCGAGGAATTCGAAGCGCGCCGCCACCATGTCGGCCGAATCGGCTTCGAATACGGTGCCTTTACCAACGAGGAAGTTGAAGTACCCCTGCTTCGCGGCGTCGAAGCTGTGCCCGGCAGGACACTTCAGGGCCGGCACGCCAGGTCCGCCGGGAGCCAGCCGGGCCCGGCAGACCGGGCAGAGCAGCAAGTCGGGGGAAACGGGGGGCATACTGTCCATCCTAGGTGGCCGGTCCGCGGCGGCGGCGTTCCAGAACGGCACAGCGCCGCCGACGTGAGCTATTTCACTGCCGGGGAAACTGGGGCTAGGCTCGCACACGTGAAATCCGAACATCTGCCGCTGCTGAATTCCGTGTCCGCCCCTGCCGTGCATCCAGACGGCGGGCACGCCGTGGTCTCCGTGATCCGGCCCGATTTCGATGCCGACGCCTACGTTGGGCAACTCTGGACGGTGCCGCTGGGACCGGGTCAGGCTCCGCGCCGCCTGACCCGCGGATTCCGCGACACCGCTCCGGACTTCTCACCGGACGGACAGATGCTGGCCTTCCTGCGCGCCGCGGACGGTGGAAAACCTCAACTCCACATTGTCGAGGCCGGCGGCGGGGAACCGCTGCCAGTCACCGGCGCACCGCTGGGAGTGTCCCAGTTTGCCTGGTCGCCGGACTCCCGGCAAATTGTCTACGGGGCCAGAACCCCGGAAAACGGCCGCTACGGCAGCACCCCCGGGGTATCCGCCGGCAGCGAGGACGCCCGGCTGATCACCGACTACAAGTACCGCATGAACGGCGTCGGATACACTGCGGACCAGCCAGTGCAGCTCTTCCTGGTCGAAGTGCCCGATCTTGGCGCTGAACCCAAGGTGGTGCCAACGGGCCGGGCTTTGAAGTCCGGCACCGCAGTTGCCGACGGCGGCACACCCGGTGTTGGTCTCCCGGCCGCACGGCAACTAACCACGGCTGCCACAGACCACACCGGTGCGGGTTTCAGCGCCGACGGGCTGGCAATCTATTTTGTCGCGGCCCTGCATCGTGGCAGCGACGCCGACCTTGCGAGCGGCATCTACCGCCTGGACACCGGCGACGGCACCGGGGGAGCCGAGCCGCTGGCCGTGGTACCGGAGAACACCGGCCGGCAGGACGTGCACGCCGTCCGCGCGTCGCCGGACGGACACCGGCTGTTTTTCCTCGCCCAGGAATTGGGCGCCTCGGGCCTGGACTTCGTGGCACGCAACACCGCTCTTTACGTGCTGCCGGCCGGCGGCGGCGACGCCACCCGGCTGAGCGACGCCGAGACGATGGACCTGAGCTGCAACGGCAGGATCGAACTGTCCGGCCCTGACGCGGTGCTGCTGCTCAATACTGTCTGCGGAACGGTCGAAGTGATCGAGTTCCACGCCTCCGGGAAGCACCAGGTGCTGGTTAGCGGAAAACGGGTGGCCACCGGCGCCGCGGCGTCGGGCGGCTCGCTGGTGGTCAGTTTCACGGACGCGGCGACGGCGGGGGACACTGCTGTGCTTGCGGGCGGACAGCTCCGGATCCTGACCGATTTCTCCGCGGCGCTGCGTTCCGGCCCCGGAATCATCAAGCCTCTGGAGTTCACAGTCCCCTCAGCAGACGGCTACCCCGTCCACGGCTGGCTTGTGCAGCCGCCGGGGCGCGGACCGCACCCGGTGCTGCTGAACATCCACGGCGGCCCGTTCGCCCAGTTCACCGGCGCGCTGTTCGACGAAGCACAGGTCTACGCCGCGGCGGGCTACGCGGTCCTGATGTGCAACCCCCGCGGTTCCGCCGGCTACGGACAAGACCACGGACGGGCCATCAAGGAAAAGATGGGAACCCTTGACATGCAGGACGTCCTGGCCTTCCTCGACGGCGCGCTCAGCACGTTCGAGGAGCTCGATGCCGGGGCGCTCGGCATTATGGGCGGGTCCTACGGCGGCTACCTCACCGCGTGGACCATCAGCCACGACCACCGCTTCAAAGCCGCCATTGTGGAGCGTGGATTCCTCGATCCCGTGAGCTTCGTCGGCTCCTCGGACATCGGCTGGTTCTTCGGCGGGGAGTACACCGGGCGCGCGGCCGAACAGATGGCGGCGCAAAGCCCGATGTCCCGGGTGGACCGGGTGCGCACCGCCTCGCTTGTGATCCACAGCGAGGAGGACCTCCGGTGTCCGGTGGAGCAGGGCCAGCGGTACTTCACGGCGCTCAAACAGCACGGTGTGGAGGCCGCCTTCCTCGTCTTCCCGGGGGAGAACCATGAGCTCTCACGCACCGGAACACCGCACCACCGCAAGCAGCGTTTCGACCAGATCCTGCGGTGGTGGGCCCGGTACCTCCCCACGGCGGCCAATCCGGCCCCGGCGGACGTCAAGGCTGACGGCACCGCGGACGGCCCCGGCGGACGTCAAGGCTGACGGCACCGGCTCATGTCAAGGCTGACGGCCAGCCGGCCTTCAGTCGGAGTTCAGTCGGCGCTATCGCCCGGAAGGAAGCCGAGTTCCCGGCGGGCGAGACTGATGTCGGGCTGCGCCCAGCGTGCGGAATACTCGGCGTTGCTGCTGATCGAGCGCAGTTCGGCACGGTCAAGGTAGAGGATGCCGTGCACGTGGTCAGTTTCGTGCTGGACGATCCGTGCCTGCCAGCCACTGAATTCCCGCTGCTGCCGGCTGCCGTCCGCTGCGGTGAAGTCGAGCCGAACCCGTTCGGGCCGGTTGACTGCGGCCTGAAGTCCGTGCAGCGACAGGCAGCCTTCGTAAAAGGCCACTGTGGTGCCGCCAAGTGGCTGGTAGCTCGGGTTGAGCATGGCAAAAAAGGGCAACGGCTCCCGTCCGCGGACAGCGGCGACGTCGGGATCGACGTCGAACTGGTCCTCGAGAACCGCGAGCTGCAGCGGGACGCCAAGCTGTGGTGCTGCCAGGCCCACGCCGGGTGCCTTATGCATAACGCTGCGCATCAGGTCGATCAACTGGCCCAGCTCGGCGTCACTCACCTGGCCGCTGAACGGCGCGGCGAGCTGCCTGAGCACCGGATGCCCGGCCTGGACAATGCCCGGAAGCACCCCGGCGGACAGTAGCTGCTGGACAGTTTCATGGATGCGGGCGGCGCTGAAGTCAGTGGGCTTGGCGTCGGAATACATGCCAACAGACTACTTGCGTCCGCAGGCGGCCGTAATAAAGTCGTAGATGCGTCCACGCAGCAGCGCGCCGGCGTCAACTTTCAAGACTCCCTCCCGTCCCCCCGAAGAGACACGGAGGGGGAGCAAAGTGCCCACTTTATCTTCAGCGACGGCGTGCGGATCGCAGCGTGCGGGTCGGATCACCAGCCGGAATTGCTGGCCGGCACCACCGGCGCTGATCGAGACAGAGCGCGGCCAGGGGTGGCTCGGGTCCTCGTCGAGCAGGGTTGTCCCGTCGATCCGGTCGATGGTCAGGCTTCCGAGCGAGCCGGGGTTCACGGCGCCCGGGACGCTGCGCGGTGTGACGTCAAGGCGCAGGACGGCGCTCTTGGCGTCAGCGGAGACCTCAAGTTCCGTTTCCAACCGGAGGTCAGCGACCGCACCGGCGGCCTGGGCAAGACACATTTCCGCGTTGTTCCGGTCCATCACGCCGTAGGGGTCGCCGGCGGTGACCGTCGAGGTGTGAACTGCTCCGCCGGCAACGGCCAGGCCCAGTGAAACATCCGGTCCCGCGCCCGGCGGCAGGGTCCGGATTCCGCAGTCCGGGGCACGCAGTTGGGCTGGCAGGATCTTGGTCTGGCCCGGTGGAATTTCGATTCCGCCGGGGGCTGCCTGCCACGGGATCGTGCCGGAAAAGAGCGGGCTGGCAACCCCTGCGCTGAGCACGGTCACCGGACCGTCGGTGTTGTTCGTGAGTTGCACGGCAATGATCTGCCGGCTGTAGTTGTCGCGGAGCTGGTTGATCTCGACAGTGATGGGTAAGGCGGCAGCCGACGTTGGTGGTGCGTTGACGGGACCGACGGGGCGGGTGGCGCCCGCGCTGCATGAGGCCGTCAGCGCAAGGCACACCATGGCCGCGGCACGCCTACACACCGGAATCCGATGGTTTTCGCCGGCAGGGCGCCGCACGAGCGGAAGAAGTCGGCCCATAGAATCAGTGTATTCCGGCCGCGGGCCGGTGCGGCGGCGCCTCGCGGCCGTCATCGGCTAGTCTCGTTGCCATGACGTCACCGACCCCCCTGGAATCTGTCCTGAACTTCCTGCGGGCTATTGAGGCCAACGGCGGCCCGGCGGAGATCGCCCCGCTTCTCGCCGAAGACTATACGCTGAGCGAGGCACCGCATCTGCTGGCACCGGCAGGTGCCGCGAGGAACCGCGACGAGGCCTTGGCCGGGGCCGCGGCAGCCCATCAAGTCGTCTCGGGGCAGTGCTTCTTGGTTCGCCGCACAACCTGCGAAGGGACCCGGGTGGTGCTGGAAGCCGACTGGAGCGCCACCTTGCTGATGGACCTGCCGCACTGGAACAGCGGCGAGGTCATCCGGGCCAGGATCGCTGCCGTCTTTGAGGTCCGGGACGGCACGATTGTCAGCCAAGACAGTTACGACTGCTACTTCACCCCGGCCTGAGTTACGCTCTCCGGCGTCCTGCCGGGTCGTCGCGGCGGGCGGGCCCTCACTGCATGGTGAACCGGCGGGCCACAAAGTTCTTTACGGCGGGCACGGCAGCGGCCGCCGCAATCGCGCGGTTCCGCGCAGACCATGGCACCGCCGGCAGCGGCCGCCCCAGCGCCATGTTGATCTCGGCCTGGCGGGCTGCCCGGGCGGCCGCAGCAATACGTCCGGCCTCGAAGGACCGCAACTGCGCACCCACGTCCGCGCCCGCCAGCGCCGCCAGCACAAGGGGAGCCAGCGCCGCGGCGTCGAGCCAGCCCAGGTTCATGCCCTGACCGCCGATCGGGCTGATCTCGTGGGCGGCGTCACCGATCAGGATTGTGCGGCCGGCCACCATGGTGCGGACCAGGCGGGTACGCACGCCAAATCGGCTCAGCATACTGTGGCCCGAGGGATCGACGTCGATCCCGGTCCGCTGCCTGACCAGCTGCACCAGCCCGGCGGCGTCCGTGCCGTTCCCGGAGCCCGTCACGCGCACTACCCAGCGGCGTAACGACCCCGGCAGCGGGAAGGACTCCACGATTCCCGCGGATTCCAGGAACAGGGCGGCATCCGCACCGAACCCTGTGGTGTCGGCAAAGTCGCCCATCAGGTAGCTGTCCGGATAGTCCCTCGCCCGGACAGCCGTGCCGAGCTGCGCACGGACTGTGGACCGGACGCCGTCGGCGGCAATAACAAAGGACGCCGAGTAGCGGCGGACCGATCCCGCTGCGGTGGCGTCGGCTGCGACCAGGCCGCCGTCCTCGTGCAATCCCGTGAGCTGGACCCCGCGGTGGAGGGCTGCGGGGTCCAGCTGCCGGACGCGGTGTTCCAGGATGGCCTCCGTCCTGGCCTGCGGCAGGGAGAGGACAAACGGATAGCTGTCCGAAACCCCGGCGAACGACATCCGTGCGAGTGTCCGGCCGCCGCCGAGGGCGACGCCGTTCCGGATCGGCACCCCTTCGGCCGCCAGGACTGCTGCCACACCGACCCCGTCGAGCGCGTCCAACGAGGGGGGATGGATGCCGATCGCCCGGGAGTGCGGTTCCGGGACTGCCCGACGTTCCAGGATCCGAACGCTGGCTCCCCGCTGGAGCAGCAGCGCGGCCATAAACAGGCCCACCGGGCCACCGCCGACCACAAGAACATCAACCACCGGCGGGAACCGCCTCACGGATCAGCAAGTTCCGGAAAGGGGCCCGGCTGAGGACAGTCCAGCCGGGCGGAACTGCCTTGCGCAATTCTGCTGCGGTGTAGCTGCGGCGGATGGAGGTGAGGCCGTCGGGCCTGATGTACGAGCCGGCAAACGGCCAGGACCCGGCAAAAAAGAGCCCGTACGCGGCCGCGCTGCGCCGGAGATCGTTGTGGATGACGGTGCCGTGGCTGAGCGCGGCGGACTCGGCGAGGAACACCGGAAGCTCATGCTCGGCCACGTGGTGGAGCACATGGTTGGACACGACCAGGTCAAAGCTGAGGCCTTCGAAGCCCAGCTCCGCAGCTGTGCAGCTGCGGAACTTCACGCCAGTGGACGAATGGCGTTCCGCGGCGAAGCGGCCGGCGCGGGGATCCGGATCAATAGCAGTGATCTCCAGGCGGAGGCCGTCTCTGGCCGCCCAGCGGGAAAGCATCACCGGCACGTCGCCGCCGCCGCAGCCAATGTCCAGCAGGGTGGCAGGGACGCCGGGGCGCAGGCGCGGCCGGAGCTGGCGAAGGTAGAGGCTGCGCCAGCCGGAGACGGCGCGGTTCACCAGGGCGAACTGGGCATAGGTGCGCTCCAGCCGGGCAGGGTCACAGTCGGGCAGGTCCATTTCCTCGACGGCGTGTGCCGCCCGTGCACGCAGGCTCAGCACCGAAACTCAGGCCAGGGCAGATTCCGGCTGCGGGGACCCGGCACCGACCGATTCCGCGGTCTGTACCGGGTCCCCGCCGCGCTTGGGAGCACCGCGCTGGACACTGCCGAGCTTCGTGAAGAGTGCGGA
This genomic window from Arthrobacter sp. EM1 contains:
- a CDS encoding class I SAM-dependent methyltransferase, translating into MLSLRARAAHAVEEMDLPDCDPARLERTYAQFALVNRAVSGWRSLYLRQLRPRLRPGVPATLLDIGCGGGDVPVMLSRWAARDGLRLEITAIDPDPRAGRFAAERHSSTGVKFRSCTAAELGFEGLSFDLVVSNHVLHHVAEHELPVFLAESAALSHGTVIHNDLRRSAAAYGLFFAGSWPFAGSYIRPDGLTSIRRSYTAAELRKAVPPGWTVLSRAPFRNLLIREAVPAGG